One window from the genome of Cucumis melo cultivar AY chromosome 10, USDA_Cmelo_AY_1.0, whole genome shotgun sequence encodes:
- the LOC103489555 gene encoding galactinol synthase 1 produces the protein MALELSENVLTTDASTERAYVTFLAGNGDYVKGVTGLAKGLRKVATAYPLVVAVLPDVPIEHRKILKAQGCIIREIEPIYPPENQIQFAMAYYVINYSKLRIWNFVEYKKMIYLDGDIQVYQNIDHLFEEEDGHFYAVMDCFCEKTWSHSPQYKIGYCQQCPDRVKWPPASGSPPPLYFNAGMFVFEPSRETYKSLLETLRVTAPTPFAEQDFLNMFFGKVYKPISATYNLVLAMLWRHPENVPDLHNVKVVHYCAAGSKPWRYTGQEANMERDDIKMLVSKWWDIYNDTSLDLKEVVKEDDEAQIQARPKFSILGSITEPNIAYVPAPSAA, from the exons ATGGCTCTTGAACTTTCTGAGAATGTCCTGACCACCGATGCAAGTACGGAGAGGGCGTACGTGACGTTCTTGGCTGGAAATGGTGACTACGTAAAAGGGGTGACAGGCTTGGCCAAAGGGTTGCGGAAGGTGGCCACCGCATACCCTCTTGTGGTGGCGGTGCTACCGGACGTTCCGATAGAACATCGGAAAATTTTGAAGGCTCAAGGTTGCATTATTCGAGAAATCGAACCTATTTATCCTCCTGAAAACCAAATCCAATTCGCCATGGCCTATTATGTTATCAACTACTCCAAGCTTCGAATTTGGAAC TTTGTGGAGTACAAAAAGATGATATATTTAGATGGAGACATTCAAGTATACCAAAACATTGACCATTTATTCGAGGAAGAAGATGGCCATTTCTACGCCGTAATGGACTGCTTTTGTGAGAAGACTTGGAGCCATTCCCCACAGTACAAGATTGGTTACTGCCAGCAATGCCCGGACCGAGTCAAGTGGCCACCCGCCTCCGGTTCCCCGCCTCCACTCTACTTCAATGCTGGAATGTTCGTGTTCGAACCGAGTCGTGAAACGTACAAGTCGCTACTGGAGACTCTACGTGTAACGGCACCAACTCCGTTTGCGGAGCAGGATTTCCTAAACATGTTCTTTGGGAAGGTTTACAAGCCCATTTCTGCTACATATAATTTGGTTTTAGCTATGCTGTGGCGCCATCCCGAGAACGTTCCTGATCTTCATAATGTTAAAGTTGTTCATTACTGTGCTGCT GGATCGAAACCATGGAGGTATACAGGGCAAGAAGCAAACATGGAAAGAGACGACATCAAGATGTTGGTGTCAAAATGGTGGGACATTTACAACGACACGTCGCTGGATTTGAAGGAAGTCGTTAAGGAAGATGATGAGGCCCAAATACAAGCACGGCCCAAATTCTCGATATTGGGCTCCATTACTGAGCCCAATATTGCGTATGTGCCAGCACCTTCGGCTGCTTGA
- the LOC103489004 gene encoding ADP-ribosylation factor 2 isoform X2: MGLTFTKLFSRLFAKKEMRILMVGLDAAGKTTILYKLKLGEIVTTIPTIGFNVETVEYKNISFTVWDVGGQDKIRPLWRHYFQNTQGLIFVVDSNDRDRVVEARDELHRMLNEDELRDAVLLVFANKQDLPNAMNAAEITDKLGLHSLRQRHWYIQSTCATSGEGLYEGLDWLSNNIANKA; this comes from the exons ATGGGGCTTACGTTCACAAAGCTTTTCAGTAGGCTTTTTGCCAAGAAGGAAATGCGAATTCTGATGGTTGGTCTTGATGCGGCTGGTAAGACAACTATCCTCTACAAGCTCAAGCTTGGTGAGATCGTCACAACAATCCCCACCATTG GGTTTAATGTTGAAACTGTAGAGTACAAAAACATCAGCTTCACAGTTTGGGATGTTGGGGGTCAAGACAAG ATTCGTCCCTTGTGGAGGCACTACTTCCAGAACACACAGGGTCTCATATTTGTTGTTGATAGCAATGACAGAGATCGAGTTGTTGAGGCCAGGGATGAGTTGCACAGGATGTTGAATGAG GATGAGCTGCGAGATGCAGTTCTGCTTGTGTTTGCTAACAAACAAGATCTTCCTAATGCAATGAATGCTGCTGAGATCACCGACAAGCTTGGTCTCCACTCTCTCCGCCAGCGTCACTG GTACATCCAGAGCACTTGCGCCACCTCCGGAGAGGGTCTTTATGAGGGGTTGGATTGGCTCTCCAACAACATTGCTAACAAG GCATAA
- the LOC103489004 gene encoding ADP-ribosylation factor 2 isoform X1 translates to MGLTFTKLFSRLFAKKEMRILMVGLDAAGKTTILYKLKLGEIVTTIPTIGFNVETVEYKNISFTVWDVGGQDKIRPLWRHYFQNTQGLIFVVDSNDRDRVVEARDELHRMLNEDELRDAVLLVFANKQDLPNAMNAAEITDKLGLHSLRQRHWYIQSTCATSGEGLYEGLDWLSNNIANKVNFSILPNFISRVHNMITIMG, encoded by the exons ATGGGGCTTACGTTCACAAAGCTTTTCAGTAGGCTTTTTGCCAAGAAGGAAATGCGAATTCTGATGGTTGGTCTTGATGCGGCTGGTAAGACAACTATCCTCTACAAGCTCAAGCTTGGTGAGATCGTCACAACAATCCCCACCATTG GGTTTAATGTTGAAACTGTAGAGTACAAAAACATCAGCTTCACAGTTTGGGATGTTGGGGGTCAAGACAAG ATTCGTCCCTTGTGGAGGCACTACTTCCAGAACACACAGGGTCTCATATTTGTTGTTGATAGCAATGACAGAGATCGAGTTGTTGAGGCCAGGGATGAGTTGCACAGGATGTTGAATGAG GATGAGCTGCGAGATGCAGTTCTGCTTGTGTTTGCTAACAAACAAGATCTTCCTAATGCAATGAATGCTGCTGAGATCACCGACAAGCTTGGTCTCCACTCTCTCCGCCAGCGTCACTG GTACATCCAGAGCACTTGCGCCACCTCCGGAGAGGGTCTTTATGAGGGGTTGGATTGGCTCTCCAACAACATTGCTAACAAGGTAAATTTCTCCATTTTACCAAACTTTATATCAAGGGTCCACAACATGATAACCATCATGGGTTGA
- the LOC103489003 gene encoding 1,4-dihydroxy-2-naphthoyl-CoA synthase, peroxisomal yields the protein MAENDLIKNTITRRVASISSHLVPIPQTPNPDSIHLSSASIDDSYHRKHGTVSTHPVVWSIAGDEFGKEFTDIIYEKAVGEAIAKITINRPERRNAFRPQTIKELIRAFNDARDDSSIGVIILTGKGTEAFCSGGDQALRKKDGYSDYDDFGRLNVLDLQVQIRRLPKPVIAMVAGYAVGGGHILHMVCDLTIAAENAIFGQTGPKVGSFDAGYGSSIMSRLVGPKKAREMWFLTRFYSASEADKMGLVNTVVPLDQLEQETIKWCREILRNSPTAIRVLKSALNAVDDGHAGLQALAGDATLMFYGTEESNEGRSAYMERRPPDFSKFPRKP from the exons ATGGCGGAGAATGATCTGATCAAGAACACTATCACAAGGAGAGTAGCCTCAATTTCCAGTCACCTCGTTCCAATTCCACAAACACCAAATCCCGACTCAATCCACCTCTCCTCCGCCTCAATCGACGACAGCTACCACCGCAAACACGGCACCGTTTCAACTCACCCTGTCGTTTGGAGCATCGCCGGCGACGAATTCGGCAAGGAATTCACCGACATCATCTACGAGAAGGCCGTGGGAGAAGCCATTGCGAAG ATTACGATTAATCGGCCAGAGAGGAGAAATGCTTTCCGGCCGCAGACAATTAAAGAGCTCATACGGGCATTTAACGATGCTAGAGATGATAGTTCAATCGGAGTCATTATTCTTACTGGaaag GGAACGGAGGCGTTTTGTAGCGGAGGAGATCAAGCTTTGAGAAAGAAAGATGGTTATTCTGATTACGATGATTTTGGTCGTCTTAATGTCTTGGATTTACAG GTTCAAATCCGTCGTCTTCCGAAACCTGTTATTGCTATG GTGGCTGGTTATGCTGTTGGAGGGGGACATATTTTGCACATGGTTTGTGATTTAACCATTGCTGCAGAAAATGCAATATTTGGTCAGACGGGTCCTAAG GTGGGGAGTTTCGATGCTGGCTATGGAAGTTCCATTATGTCCCGTTTG GTTGGCCCTAAAAAGGCACGAGAAATGTGGTTTCTTACCAGATTCTATTCTGCTTCCGAAGCAGATAAAATGGGTCTCGTCAACACTGTAGTACCT CTGGATCAGCTGGAGCAAGAAACGATCAAATGGTGCAGAGAGATTCTAAGGAACAGTCCCACCGCCATCCGGGTACTAAAATCAGCTCTCAACGCCGTCGACGATGGACATGCTGGTCTTCAG GCCCTCGCCGGCGACGCCACACTCATGTTTTATGGTACAGAAGAGAGTAACGAAGGAAGATCGGCGTATATGGAACGTCGGCCACCGGATTTCTCTAAGTTTCCAAGAAAACCTTAA
- the LOC103489001 gene encoding polygalacturonase At1g48100-like, translated as MYMKMEGISFRGLTFMFAVAFLVWSSSLEGCHGRVRSKHYWRQNRVASPALYSKKGKAHSHGGSHKGNHHGSASKTKPRPSHKTPQPLPRPVTKPKPNIPRSPPPQKGGHSFMFNVLDFGAKGDGKTDDTKAFQDTWTASCKVAASTFIVPSKYVFLVGPISFSGPYCQPDIVFQLDGTIIAPTDFKVWGKGLLQWLQFTKLMGLTIQGNGVIDGRGSVWWQEISPYDDPIDDEFKLLIPLNSTVQEKPPAPARSELVGKMPRIKPTALRFYGSFNVTVTGITIQNSPQCHLKFDNCIGVLVHDFNVSSPGDSLNTDGIHLQNSKDVLIYSSTLSCGDDCISIQTGCSNVYIHNVNCGPGHGISIGSLGKDNTKACVSNITVRDVIMHNTMNGVRIKTWQGGLGFVQGVLFSNIQVSEVKIPIVIDQFYCDKAKCSNQTSAVALSGINYERIRGTYTVKPVHFACSDNLPCTDISLTAIELKPLQELYHLYGAYCWQTFGELRTPTVPPIDCLQIGKPSSNQIQYDFDSC; from the exons ATGTACATGAAAATGGAAGGGATAAGTTTCAGAGGGCTCACATTTATGTTTGCGGTGGCATTTCTTGTCTGGTCTTCCAGTTTGGAGGGCTGCCATGGAAGAGTTAGAAGCAAGCATTATTGGAGGCAGAACAGAGTGGCTTCCCCTGCTCTCTACTCCAAGAAAGGGAAGGCTCACAGTCACGGTGGTTCTCATAAAGGCAACCACCATGGCAGTGCATCAAAGACAAAGCCACGACCGTCTCATAAAACGCCGCAACCACTGCCAAGGCCAGTTACTAAGCCGAAACCAAATATCCCTCGCAGTCCGCCGCCCCAGAAGGGGGGCCATTCTTTCATGTTTAACGTACTGGATTTTGGAGCTAAAGGCGATGGAAAAACCGATGACACTAAG GCATTTCAGGACACATGGACAGCCAGTTGCAAGGTGGCAGCATCAACCTTCATCGTCCCATCAAAATACGTTTTTTTAGTAGGTCCCATCTCCTTCTCTGGTCCGTACTGCCAGCCCGATATCGTATTCCAG ttggaCGGGACAATCATTGCACCTACGGACTTCAAAGTTTGGGGAAAAGGCCTATTGCAGTGGCTACAATTCACAAAGTTGATGGGACTTACTATTCAAGGAAATGGAGTTATTGATGGAAGGGGTTCGGTATGGTGGCAAGAAATTTCACCTTATGATGATCCTATTGACGATGAATTCAAACTACTTATCCCACTAAACAGCACTGTACAAGAAAAGCCACCAGCCCCG GCAAGAAGTGAGCTTGTAGGAAAGATGCCTAGGATCAAACCAACT GCTTTGAGGTTTTATGGAAGTTTTAACGTTACCGTCACTGGCATAACAATACAGAACAGTCCTCAATGTCACCTCAAGTTCGACAATTGCATTGGAGTCTTGGTTCATGATTTTAATGTTTCGTCTCCAGGTGATAGTCTCAATACTGATGGAATTCATCTGCAGAATTCCAAGGATGTGCTAATCTACAGCTCTACACTCTCTTGTG GTGACGACTGTATTTCAATACAAACTGGTTGCTCAAATGTGTATATACACAATGTCAATTGTGGCCCAGGACATGGAATCAGCATTGGAAGTCTGGGGAAGGACAACACAAAGGCTTGTGTTTCTAACATCACAGTCCGGGATGTAATTATGCATAACACAATGAATGGTGTCAGAATTAAAACGTGGCAG GGTGGATTGGGTTTTGTACAAGGAGTCCTCTTCTCAAATATTCAGGTTTCTGAGGTTAAGATACCAATAGTTATAGACCAATTCTACTGTGACAAAGCCAAATGCTCGAACCAAACTTCAGCTGTGGCTTTATCAGGAATAAACTATGAAAGAATACGAGGTACTTACACAGTAAAGCCAGTACACTTTGCTTGTAGTGATAATCTGCCATGTACAGATATATCACTAACTGCAATTGAGCTCAAGCCGCTGCAAGAACTCTATCATTTATATGGGGCCTACTGCTGGCAAACTTTTGGAGAGTTGAGAACTCCTACAGTACCACCAATTGACTGTTTGCAGATTGGCAAGCCATCTAGCAACCAAATTCAGTATGATTTTGATTCTTGTTGA